The region GCGCGTCGACTTCAGGTGCCAAATGATCGTATAGGGCATCATCAACAGGAGCTTCGTAAATATCGATCTTATTAAAAACCAAAAGAGTCGGCTTGTTCAACACCTTTAATTCTGCAAGAGTTTGATTAACGACCTCTAATTGATCTTCGTAGTTCGGTGATGCAACGTCTACGATGTGTACTAAAATATCCGCTTCAGTAACCTCATCTAACGTAGATTTAAAAGACTCTACTAATTGATGTGGAAGCTTCCGAATGAAACCAACCGTGTCCGAAAGTAAAAAAGGCAAATTGCCAATTACCACTTTTCTAACGGTGGTATCGAGTGTTGCAAACAGTTTGTTTTCCGCAAAAACATCCGATTTACTTATAACATTCATCACCGTAGATTTCCCAACATTAGTGTAGCCAATAAGGGCTACCCGAACCATCTTGCCTCTATTCTGACGTTGTGTGCTTTTTTGATTGTCGATTTGCTTAAGCTTCTTTTTAAGCAATGTAATCTTGTCGCGTATTATTCTTCTATCTGTTTCTATCTCGGTCTCGCCCGGTCCCTTCATGCCAATACCACCTTTCTGCTTAGAGAGGTGAGTCCATAAGTTGGTTAGGCGTGGTAATAGATATTGATATTGTGCCAACTCAACTTGTGTTTTAGCATGTGCTGTTCGAGCTCTCGAAGCAAAAATATCGAGGATCAAATTACTTCGATCTAAAATTTTACATTCTAGCACCTTTTCAATATTTCTTATTTGAGAAGGACTTAATTCGTCATCGAAGATTACGATATCAACCTCTTTGTCCTCTACGAATTTCTGGACCTCTAGAATTTTACCGCTACCTAAAAAGGTCTTTGGATTTGCAACTTGTAACGATTGTATAAACCGACCAACCGTTTTTGCACCGGAAGTTTCTGCTAAAAATTCTAATTCGTCAAGATGTTCTTTTACGGTTTGCTCTGATTGGTGTTGAAGAATAACACCTACAATAACTACTGTTTCTTGTACTTCCGCAGTATAATATGGTTCAGCCATTTAAAGATTAACTACTAAAAAAATATCCTCTTGCCACTTCAGAGAATGGCCAAGGTATTGTAATGAATATGATTACGAGAGCACAAATAAAGTAGATAGCCGTTTTTCGATGTTTTAAAACATCTTCGTTTGCATTCTTTGCTACTCGTCTTCCCAAAGTAATTAGTGTTACGGCTATAAGCATTCCGAAGATATGTTCCACTCCCCAAAATCGAAGCGCTGGTACTTTCATTGCGGCTCCAAAATCGCTGTGTGCGATGCTTACAATGTCGCTTGTGAAGTACAAAATAAGCCCAATTGTCATCTGTATTTGTGCGAATATCATTGTGAAGAGACTTAGTTTGTCGTGTCCCTTTTTGTAATCACCCTTTTGAAGCCAGCCCGAAATAGATTTTACAATCGCTGAAATGAGTAAGATTAAAATTACATATCGAAAGGTAGAATGTAGACCGAGTAGAGCGTTAAACATGAACTATTTAAAGTGATATTATTACAATTATAATTTATCTTTTCTAACTTCAGC is a window of Flavobacteriales bacterium DNA encoding:
- the hflX gene encoding GTPase HflX; this translates as MAEPYYTAEVQETVVIVGVILQHQSEQTVKEHLDELEFLAETSGAKTVGRFIQSLQVANPKTFLGSGKILEVQKFVEDKEVDIVIFDDELSPSQIRNIEKVLECKILDRSNLILDIFASRARTAHAKTQVELAQYQYLLPRLTNLWTHLSKQKGGIGMKGPGETEIETDRRIIRDKITLLKKKLKQIDNQKSTQRQNRGKMVRVALIGYTNVGKSTVMNVISKSDVFAENKLFATLDTTVRKVVIGNLPFLLSDTVGFIRKLPHQLVESFKSTLDEVTEADILVHIVDVASPNYEDQLEVVNQTLAELKVLNKPTLLVFNKIDIYEAPVDDALYDHLAPEVDALEVLKKSWTSKLSYPCLFISAESKINLEGFKKKMYQMVRKIHEKRYPFNDYLY
- a CDS encoding cytochrome B, which translates into the protein MFNALLGLHSTFRYVILILLISAIVKSISGWLQKGDYKKGHDKLSLFTMIFAQIQMTIGLILYFTSDIVSIAHSDFGAAMKVPALRFWGVEHIFGMLIAVTLITLGRRVAKNANEDVLKHRKTAIYFICALVIIFITIPWPFSEVARGYFFSS